One Diabrotica virgifera virgifera chromosome 3, PGI_DIABVI_V3a genomic window carries:
- the LOC114326211 gene encoding ecdysone-inducible protein E75 isoform X3, whose product MIISPDSSVHNIPQLPESTTTTSMPNFIHSGHREPALNLEFDGTTVLCRVCGDKASGFHYGVHSCEGCKGFFRRSIQQKIQYRPCTKNQQCSILRINRNRCQYCRLKKCIAVGMSRDAVRFGRVPKREKARILAAMQQSSNSRSLEKAIAAELEDEQRLLETVVRAHIDTCDFTRDKVEPMLQRARDHPSYTVCPPSLACPLNPNPQPLSGQQELLQDFSKRFSPAIRGVVEFAKRIPGFTLLAQDDQVTLLKAGVFEVLLVRLACMFDSQTASMVCLNGQVLKRDSVHNSSNARFLMDSMFDFAERMNFLRLSDAEIGLFCSVVVIAADRPGLRNTELIEKMHNKLKASLQMVVSQNHLGQPHIMDELMKKIPDLRTLNTLHSEKLLAFKMTEQHQIIQQQQFHHHTWNGHMEEESNSKSPAASSWSSSSDVTMDDAKSPLGSVSSTESMCSSEMTSIHEYPHPSSHHISSNVTNAPLLAATLAGGVCPHRHRANSGSTSSGDDELAATSHLIHNGITITPVSRPSHNPHPRFRKLDSPSDSGIESGTEKIEKPTSVCSSPRSSVDDHHIVEDMPVLKRVLQAPPLYDTNSLMDEAYKPHKKFRALRNKDSAEAEPVVIMSPQPVQSQLQMQLTAAPQSTLSSSHSMLARSLMEGPRMTAEQMKRTEVIHNFIMRGGESASPMVTAAPTACPYKTSNGSLLQPAWATSVITTTARQSQMHNSHTPPPQHQDYSRLYLHPQQSPHSTSPAPPQSRSPASPHSSLLTTIPKMVELQVDIADSQQPLNLSKKSPSPSPRPMKVVTLEV is encoded by the exons GGTTTCTTTAGACGCAGCATCCAGCAGAAGATTCAGTACAGGCCCTGCACCAAGAACCAGCAGTGCTCCATCCTGAGGATCAACAGGAACCGCTGCCAGTACTGCAGGCTTAAGAAATGTATCGCTGTTGGAATGAGCAGAGATG CTGTTAGATTCGGTCGTGTGCCGAAGAGGGAAAAGGCCAGAATTTTGGCTGCTATGCAACAAAGTTCAAACTCACGCTCTTTAGAAAAAGCTATCGCTGCTGAATTAGAAGATGAACAAAGATTGCTCGAAACTGTCGTCAGAGCCCACATCGACACCTGTGATTTCACCAGGGATAAAGTGGAACCCATGCTACAGCGAGCAAGGGATCATCCTTCGTATACAGTTTGTCCACCAAGTTTG GCATGTCCTTTGAACCCCAACCCACAACCTTTATCGGGTCAACAAGAATTACTGCAGGACTTCTCCAAGAGATTCTCCCCAGCAATCCGTGGTGTGGTGGAGTTCGCCAAGCGCATACCTGGATTCACCTTACTGGCTCAAGATGATCAAGTTACTTTGCTGAAAGCTGGAGTTTTTGAAGTGTTGTTAGTGCGCCTCGCGTGTATGTTTGACTCTCAAACCGCCAGTATGGTGTGTTTAAATGGACAAGTGCTAAAACGTGACTCAGTTCACAATAGTTCTAATGCTCGGTTCTTGATGGACAGTATGTTTGATTTCGCGGAAAGAATGAACTTTTTAAGATTATCCGACGCGGAGATTGGACTTTTTTGTTCCGTGGTCGTGATTGCTGCTGATCGTCCCGGTCTAAGAAACACCGAGTTGATCGAAAAGATGCACAACAAACTAAAAGCATCTCTACAAATGGTCGTTTCGCAAAACCATCTCGGACAACCCCATATCATGGATGAATTGATGAAGAAGATTCCTGATCTCCGTACGTTAAATACTCTTCATTCGGAGAAACTACTTGCCTTCAAAATGACCGAACAACATCAGATCATACAACAGCAACAGTTCCATCATCATACGTGGAACGGCCATATGGAAGAAGAAAGCAACAGCAAAAGCCCTGCAGCCTCTTCGTGGTCATCTTCATCTGATGTAACTATGGATGATGCTAAGTCTCCTCTTGGCTCCGTATCCAGCACAGAATCGATGTGCTCTTCAGAAATGACATCAATCCATGAATATCCTCATCCAAGTAGTCACCATATCAGCTCAAATGTAACAAACGCACCCTTACTAGCCGCTACTCTGGCAGGTGGCGTTTGTCCGCACAGACATCGAGCCAACTCTGGCTCAACCTCTTCTGGTGATGATGAACTAGCAGCCACATCACATTTAATCCACAACGGAATTACAATAACCCCAGTTTCAAGGCCATCACATAATCCTCACCCCAGATTCAGAAAGCTTGATTCCCCTAGCGACTCTGGCATTGAATCAGGcactgaaaaaatcgaaaaacccACTTCAGTCTGTTCCAGCCCTCGATCATCCGTCGATGATCACCATATAGTCGAGGACATGCCTGTTCTCAAACGTGTCTTACAAGCACCCCCCTTGTATGACACCAATTCTCTCATGGATGAGGCCTACAAACCACACAAAAAATTCAGAGCCTTAAGGAACAAAGATTCGGCAGAAGCAGAACCAGTTGTCATCATGTCCCCGCAACCAGTGCAATCTCAACTACAAATGCAGCTCACGGCTGCTCCTCAATCTACGTTGTCCAGTTCACACTCCATGTTGGCCAGGTCGCTTATGGAAGGTCCCAGGATGACAGCGGAGCAAATGAAAAGAACCGAAGTTATTCACAACTTCATAATGAGAGGTGGTGAATCTGCTTCACCTATGGTAACAGCAGCACCCACAGCCTGTCCTTACAAGACATCGAATGGGTCGTTGCTGCAGCCTGCGTGGGCTACCAGTGTGATAACAACTACTGCGCGCCAAAGTCAGATGCACAACAGCCACACACCTCCCCCGCAGCACCAAGATTACAGCCGGCTGTACCTGCATCCGCAGCAGTCGCCACACTCGACTTCACCAGCTCCTCCACAGTCTAGATCTCCCGCCAGTCCGCACTCATCGTTACTAACGACGATACCCAAAATGGTAGAGCTGCAAGTTGATATAGCAGACTCACAGCAGCCTCTAAATTTGTCCAAAAAGTCACCCTCCCCTTCACCGAGGCCGATGAAGGTGGTGACTCTAGAAGTGTAA
- the LOC114326211 gene encoding ecdysone-induced protein 75B, isoforms C/D isoform X7: protein MPARARSPILRLPRRAPHVFFGESDQLKCKKFTMGEELPILKGILNGVVNYHNAPVRFGRVPKREKARILAAMQQSSNSRSLEKAIAAELEDEQRLLETVVRAHIDTCDFTRDKVEPMLQRARDHPSYTVCPPSLACPLNPNPQPLSGQQELLQDFSKRFSPAIRGVVEFAKRIPGFTLLAQDDQVTLLKAGVFEVLLVRLACMFDSQTASMVCLNGQVLKRDSVHNSSNARFLMDSMFDFAERMNFLRLSDAEIGLFCSVVVIAADRPGLRNTELIEKMHNKLKASLQMVVSQNHLGQPHIMDELMKKIPDLRTLNTLHSEKLLAFKMTEQHQIIQQQQFHHHTWNGHMEEESNSKSPAASSWSSSSDVTMDDAKSPLGSVSSTESMCSSEMTSIHEYPHPSSHHISSNVTNAPLLAATLAGGVCPHRHRANSGSTSSGDDELAATSHLIHNGITITPVSRPSHNPHPRFRKLDSPSDSGIESGTEKIEKPTSVCSSPRSSVDDHHIVEDMPVLKRVLQAPPLYDTNSLMDEAYKPHKKFRALRNKDSAEAEPVVIMSPQPVQSQLQMQLTAAPQSTLSSSHSMLARSLMEGPRMTAEQMKRTEVIHNFIMRGGESASPMVTAAPTACPYKTSNGSLLQPAWATSVITTTARQSQMHNSHTPPPQHQDYSRLYLHPQQSPHSTSPAPPQSRSPASPHSSLLTTIPKMVELQVDIADSQQPLNLSKKSPSPSPRPMKVVTLEV, encoded by the exons ATGCCAGCTCGCGCCCGCAGCCCGATTTTACGTCTACCGCGACGTGCGCCACATGTGTTTTTTGGTGAAAGTGATCAGTTAAAGTGTAAAAAGTTCACGATGGGTGAAGAATTGCCCATCCTTAAGGGAATACTCAATGGTGTCGTCAACTATCATAACGCAC CTGTTAGATTCGGTCGTGTGCCGAAGAGGGAAAAGGCCAGAATTTTGGCTGCTATGCAACAAAGTTCAAACTCACGCTCTTTAGAAAAAGCTATCGCTGCTGAATTAGAAGATGAACAAAGATTGCTCGAAACTGTCGTCAGAGCCCACATCGACACCTGTGATTTCACCAGGGATAAAGTGGAACCCATGCTACAGCGAGCAAGGGATCATCCTTCGTATACAGTTTGTCCACCAAGTTTG GCATGTCCTTTGAACCCCAACCCACAACCTTTATCGGGTCAACAAGAATTACTGCAGGACTTCTCCAAGAGATTCTCCCCAGCAATCCGTGGTGTGGTGGAGTTCGCCAAGCGCATACCTGGATTCACCTTACTGGCTCAAGATGATCAAGTTACTTTGCTGAAAGCTGGAGTTTTTGAAGTGTTGTTAGTGCGCCTCGCGTGTATGTTTGACTCTCAAACCGCCAGTATGGTGTGTTTAAATGGACAAGTGCTAAAACGTGACTCAGTTCACAATAGTTCTAATGCTCGGTTCTTGATGGACAGTATGTTTGATTTCGCGGAAAGAATGAACTTTTTAAGATTATCCGACGCGGAGATTGGACTTTTTTGTTCCGTGGTCGTGATTGCTGCTGATCGTCCCGGTCTAAGAAACACCGAGTTGATCGAAAAGATGCACAACAAACTAAAAGCATCTCTACAAATGGTCGTTTCGCAAAACCATCTCGGACAACCCCATATCATGGATGAATTGATGAAGAAGATTCCTGATCTCCGTACGTTAAATACTCTTCATTCGGAGAAACTACTTGCCTTCAAAATGACCGAACAACATCAGATCATACAACAGCAACAGTTCCATCATCATACGTGGAACGGCCATATGGAAGAAGAAAGCAACAGCAAAAGCCCTGCAGCCTCTTCGTGGTCATCTTCATCTGATGTAACTATGGATGATGCTAAGTCTCCTCTTGGCTCCGTATCCAGCACAGAATCGATGTGCTCTTCAGAAATGACATCAATCCATGAATATCCTCATCCAAGTAGTCACCATATCAGCTCAAATGTAACAAACGCACCCTTACTAGCCGCTACTCTGGCAGGTGGCGTTTGTCCGCACAGACATCGAGCCAACTCTGGCTCAACCTCTTCTGGTGATGATGAACTAGCAGCCACATCACATTTAATCCACAACGGAATTACAATAACCCCAGTTTCAAGGCCATCACATAATCCTCACCCCAGATTCAGAAAGCTTGATTCCCCTAGCGACTCTGGCATTGAATCAGGcactgaaaaaatcgaaaaacccACTTCAGTCTGTTCCAGCCCTCGATCATCCGTCGATGATCACCATATAGTCGAGGACATGCCTGTTCTCAAACGTGTCTTACAAGCACCCCCCTTGTATGACACCAATTCTCTCATGGATGAGGCCTACAAACCACACAAAAAATTCAGAGCCTTAAGGAACAAAGATTCGGCAGAAGCAGAACCAGTTGTCATCATGTCCCCGCAACCAGTGCAATCTCAACTACAAATGCAGCTCACGGCTGCTCCTCAATCTACGTTGTCCAGTTCACACTCCATGTTGGCCAGGTCGCTTATGGAAGGTCCCAGGATGACAGCGGAGCAAATGAAAAGAACCGAAGTTATTCACAACTTCATAATGAGAGGTGGTGAATCTGCTTCACCTATGGTAACAGCAGCACCCACAGCCTGTCCTTACAAGACATCGAATGGGTCGTTGCTGCAGCCTGCGTGGGCTACCAGTGTGATAACAACTACTGCGCGCCAAAGTCAGATGCACAACAGCCACACACCTCCCCCGCAGCACCAAGATTACAGCCGGCTGTACCTGCATCCGCAGCAGTCGCCACACTCGACTTCACCAGCTCCTCCACAGTCTAGATCTCCCGCCAGTCCGCACTCATCGTTACTAACGACGATACCCAAAATGGTAGAGCTGCAAGTTGATATAGCAGACTCACAGCAGCCTCTAAATTTGTCCAAAAAGTCACCCTCCCCTTCACCGAGGCCGATGAAGGTGGTGACTCTAGAAGTGTAA